Genomic segment of Paenibacillus sp. FSL R5-0912:
TCCATCTGGAACTCCCGGGCCAGCTTTAGAATGAATTCCTTATAGCCCGCAAGTCCGAGTTTATGCGTCAGGCGGTTAATCGCCGAATGCGAGGTATAGGTAGATTTGGCGAGCTCCTGTATGGACATCGGCAGTATACTTTCCTTATGGGTCAGGATATGCGCAGCAATGCTTCGTTCGTTGGGGGTAAAATGGTTCATTTCCTTTAATTGCAGCAGCAGCTTCATGACTAAGGCTCACCTCAAGAATTGAATTTCTAAGCTATAACAGGCCCGGCTCTGAACATAATGTTCAAGGATTTATACCGGTAATTACATATGAACGGATAATTGTACCGTTATGCCTGCTAAGTCTTCACGGCGGGTCTTTTTTTTCTATAATTAATGAAAGAGAAGAGGAGGAATTATGATGTTAACACTCGGCTATATCGGCAACGGCAAAAGCACCAACCGCTACCACCTTCCATTTTCCATGAACCGCGATCACTTAAAGGTCAAGACGATCTATGCCCGTACGCTTACGAAAGCGGAATGGCCCAGAGTGCCCGGGATTGAATACACGGACGATCTTGAATCCATAATGAACGACCCGGAGATCCGGCTGATTGTAGTGTGCACCAACACCGATTCCCACTATCATTATGCCAGAATGGCGCTGGATCATGGCAAGCATGTTCTGGTGGAGAAGCCTTTTATGCTGACGGAAGAAGAAGCAGTCTCTATCTTTCAGTATGCCAAAGAGCGGAATCTTGTCATTCAGTGCTACCAGAACAGACGTTATGACTCAGATTTCCTCACCGCACAGCAGGTTATAGAATCCGGTAAGCTTGGAGATCTGCTGGAAGTGGAAATGCACTTTGATTACTATCGTCCCGAGGTTCCGGCTTCAACTCCATTCTCTGTGTACTACAGTTACTTGTATGGACATGGATGTCATACCATTGATCAGGTGCTGTCATACTTCGGCAAACCGGATACCATTCATTACGACGTCCGCCAATTGCTGGGACCGCAGCAGATGAACGATTACTTCGATCTGGATTTCTTCTACCCTTCGCTAAAAGTATCGGTTAAATCCAGCTACTTCCGGCTCAAAGAGCGGCCAAGCTTCGTACTTTATGGTAAAAAAGGTGTGTTCGTCAAGCAGACGAAGGACCGTCAGGAGGAGCATTTGAAGTTATTTTACCTGCCTGAGGGACACAGTGACTTCGGTATTGACCTGCCGGAGCATTATGGTATTCTAACGTATCTCGATGATGAGGGCAAGTACCATGAAGAGAAGGTCACCTCAGCCAAAGGCGATTATGCCAGGGTGTATGACGGGATCTATGATGCCATCGTCCTCGGCACGGATAAATTGATTAAGGATGAAGAGACCATAGGCGTTATGCAGATTCTGGAGCAGGGAATGAAGGGGTGCCGCTAAATGAACCTAGGAATAGCCGGAGCCGGAATGATTGTCAAGGATCTGCTCAGCTTCATCGGAGAGATTCCGGGAATATCACTGACAGCCGTGTTCGCCAGACCCGGCAGGGAAGGCGCTCTGCAGGAGCTGCAGGACCAGTACGGGATAGCCAAGCTCTATACTGATTACAGCGCTATGCTTCAGGATACAGACGTGGATACCATCTATGTAGCACTGCCGAATCATCTGCATTATGCCTTCACGAAGGAGGCGCTGCTTAGCGGCAAGCATGTCATCTGCGAGAAGCCGTTCACGTCTAATCTGGCGGAGTTTCTGGAGCTGAAAGAGATCGCTGAACACAGGGAGCTTATCCTGGTTGAAGCCATCTCGAATCAATATTTGAACAATGTTACGGCGGTGAAGGAGCAGCTGGCTGGTCTCGGTTCCATTAAAATGGTGACGTGCAATTATTCGCAGTATTCTTCCCGTTATGATGCTTTCAAACGCGGTGAGATCCTGCCTGCATTCAATCCGGAGATGTCCGGCGGCGCCTTGATGGACATTAATATCTACAATATCCATCTGGTTGTCGGCTTCTTCGGAAGTCCACAGTACGTGGAATACCGGGCGAACATGGAACGGGGAATCGATACGTCGGGGATGCTGCTGCTGGACTATGGAGATTTCAAATGCGTCTGCATTGGTGCCAAAGACAGCTCAGCTCCTGGTGCAGTGAACATTCAGGGGACGGAAGGGTACATTCAGATCAATGGTTCTGCCAATGGATGCGACTCCTACGATTATGTCCTTAACCGGGAGAAGCCCGTCCGCGTGGATCACAAGGATCACCCCCACCGGATGTATGACGAATTCCTTCACTTCGAACGATTCATCCGAGAGCAAGACAGAAAGACGGCCGCGGAAATGCTCGCACACAGTGAGCGGGTGATGCGGGTTATTGAACAGGCGAAGGCCAGCGCCGGGCTTGTATTTGGATCAGACCGCGGATAATAAAGAGCAGGGCTTCTTCCGGTTGGGGGGAAGCTCTGTTCTTTTGTTTATCTTTTCAGAGGAATGTCACCGGAAATCTCATCAGCAGAGAACTCTTCAAGGCAGAGTGTAATGGAGAAGTGGATTCAACTAACGAAGTAGATAAAACAGCAGGTACCCCGGAATACGTTCCATAGGTGCCAGCTGTTTTATGGCTGTAGACAACAATTTTGGATTTGCGCCGATATTACGAGGGGAATGTTGTATTCTGTGCCACAGAAAGTTGATGAATCAAGGAACAAGCAGGAAATAATTAACTTATTGTCGAATTATCTGATTTGAGCTAATCCAGCGTACAGCCAGGGGCAGCTTACATCCATTGGGGGAAGGAACTAGAACAACTATGAAAAAGATTGTATTACTGCTCACTACACTGTTGCTCATGATCGGACTGGGGCATCCGGGAGGCACCGGACAGGCAGCGGCAGCCGCAGCACCGAAGTACACGGAGATTTCCACATTTGTGGACGGGACACTTATGATCTCGGCATCCAAGTCTGTACTCGTCAATGGTTCGGCTTATGTCCCTGTGAAGCTGCTGAATCAGATTCCCGGCTTTACCGTTGCTACCGCAGCCTCTGTTGTGACAATCACCGGAAGTAAGGGAAGCGCGAAGTTGAACAAGGACAACTCCATATTCTACAAAAACTCCAACTATGTCGCGTTCAAAACACTGCTTAAGCTTGGAGCCATAGACGGCAAGTATGCCACCAGCTCGTATACGCTGTTCATCTGGAGTACGGAAGAAGGCAAAATAAAGAGCAACAGTATGCTCTACGCCATCAGCAAGCTGCCAGGAACAATGGGCCAGGCTGTGGGCAAGAAGGTCTATCTATATGCACATCCCGGCAGCCACTGGGTGACCGATGTTCAATACGCGGATGATACTAATACTTCTACTTTCACCATGCTGAGCGAAGCTGGAATAACCTGGACGCTGGATCTGGACGACAGTGAGACCGACACGTTGTACACGGAAGAGAATCTCTTTGCTTTCAAAGAGAATTTCAACGGTGATTCGGCATGGGCTGTAAATGCAAAGATTCCGGAAAGTCCTTTTAAGAACATGGAGAAGGTTACGGTCAAAGATTTCCGTTCCAGTCCGGGTGATGGCGGTTTAGAGGTACAGATCCGCCGGGCGAACGGTCAGGAAATCTATATCAGTCTAGACACGACCGTTAACCCTGTTGATTACCTTAAGGAGCTATTCTACTTTAAGAATCCTAGAACAGCTTATCCCAGCAGTGATGCCGTATGGGCTGCTATCCGGGATGAGCGGATCATTACCGACATGACGTTTGAACAGGTCTATCTGTCATGGGGAGAGCCCGACAGCTATAACGAAGATTTGGGATATATCGTATACGGCCATCAATATCTGTATTTCGTCAATAACAAGCTGAAATATTATTATGAACTGTAGATGATTGTGCCTAAGTCATTTGTAAATGGTACTTCACTGAAAAAGCCTCACCGTTGAGGCTTTTTCTTTTGGAATACAATACTAAGAATTCTGCAGGGACTGGTTAATTTTAAATTTCAACCTTTGTTCATACCCATGAATATAGTTGAGGCCTGAGTGAGTTAACTCACCTGAATTAGCATAACCTGCTTCGTGAATATGGGTCAGGGTAATATTGAAATCTCTTTCGTTCATCCCTATTTGATTGAAGCGGGGTTCCTTCTCTTCTTCAAGCAACTTCAGAATCTGATATACCGGGTCCGTACGTAGCAATTCATTCAGCTTCCTTCCTGTAAGCAATATGGCTTTAGCATATGCACAAGGAGGGATGTTGGTGACAGTGATTACAAGGACTATTTCGTTTCATGCTCAATAATTTTCTTGTATAATGAATTCACTGGCTCTGGACAAGCTATTGAAAATATTCATAATCGTACACTGTAGGAGGACAATATGCAGCTAATTCAGCCTAAAGACATCCAAACTCAAATCGACCGTTTCACCGGTCAGGATCTTTATATACACCTGGAGCTCACAACAGGCGCTTACGCGAGTCACATTGACAGTTCGCGTCCGCCGGGATCGGCGTTCATCAGTAATGCACTTATCCGCTACACGCACGGTTCGATTTCGGGAACGGGTCCTTACCGGGTTGGCCTGAAGACAGAACAGGGCTGGATTTATGCGGAAGGACTTACCCATGTGGATGAGAACGAAACCGAGCGGCTGATCCTGGCCGGACATGATAGTCAAGGCAAGCTGATTGTGGCATTGCAGCTTAGCCGGAACCCTTTTTAATGCAAATGGAGGATCAAGCAAACATGAATAGGAGACCTATGGACAATAAGAAGATCTTAGTTGTACTTCCCCATCCCGATGATGAGGCGTACTTTGTATCCGGAACCTTGGCTAGGTACATTGAAGAAGGTGCTGAGGTTACTTATGCTTGTCTGACACTCGGCGAGATGGGCCGCAACATGGGGGTTCCGTTAATCGCGAACCGGGTTACCCTGCCTGTGATCCGTAAGGAGGAGCTCGCTGCGTCCTGTCAGGCAATAGGTATTCAAGACTTAAGAATGCTCGGCTTCCATGATAAAATGATCGAGTTCGAAGACCCGAATCTGCTGGACAGTCAGATTATGAAGCTGATTCAGGAACTGGCTCCGTCGCTCGTCATTACCTTTTATCCGGGGTACAGCGTTCATCCTGATCATGATGCCACCGGAGCTGCTGTTATTCGCACCATTGCCCGGTTACCTCTGACAGAAAGGCCAGTTGTACATTGCTCCGCTTTCTCTAACAATCATGAGAAGATGATCGGTAAGGCAGATGTAAATATAGATGTGACCTCATTCCTCGCTGTGAAGATTAAGTCTATTCTATCGCATAGCTCCCAGTTCCAGGAGGACAAGCTTCTTGGCGGCCGTGAAATAACAGATGCTGTAATCCGCAGCAAGTTCGGCACCGAACGCTTCTGGACTTACCGGTTCGGGGATGTCACTGCAGCAAAACCGAGAGGAGAAATGCTGTGTGCGCAGACATAAGTGCTACGTACATAGAACAGTGATCCGTTACTGAACCGGATTATATTGCAGGTAATCTCGAAGCTGCTGTGAATTATGTGATGAATTTAGCTCGATAGGAGTGTTGCAGATGACGGAACAACAAGTGTACGTCCGGTTCCCTGAGGATACAGATGCCGGTGAGCTTACAGCGATGTACAAGCGCAACCGGGAGTTTTTTGAGAAGCATTCGCCTGAAGTTTCTGATGAGTTCTATACAGAAGAATACCAGCGCGACAAGATTGCACAGTATAAGGAAGACAGGGCAGAGGACGAAAGATACGATTTCCTGGTATGTCATAAGGCAGATGACCGGATTATCGGCACCGTAGGGTTGTCTTTTGTTGTGCGGGGACCGCTGCAGAGCTGCATGATCGGGTACAGCCTGGATAAGGATTATAACGGAAAAGGCTACATGACGGAGGCTGTGAAGCAAGTAGTACACTATGCCTTCGAGGAGCTGAAGTTCCACCGGATCACAGGGGAAGCTTCCCCCGCAAATCCCGGATCAATCCGTGTCCTGGAGAATGCCGGGTTCCACAAGGAAGGAATTGCCCAGCGCAACGTGAAAATCAGGGGAGTATGGGAGGATCATCAGATTCTGGCGATTCTCAATCCGTCAGATCTTATCTAACAGAAGCAATGCAGTCATAGCATTCATATTCTTAATTTCGGAGGTTCATTAATGAGTCAGCGTTTGCGTATCACCCGTTCAATGCAGGAAGGTAATGCAGAGCAAGCCATTACTTTGGAAGAGTGCACACAGTATTTTGCAGACAAACCCGATTTCTCGTACTCACACGTCTTAACCGTAAAAGGACCCGAGAGCACGATGTCCATTGAAGGTGACTTTTTCATGTGGAGCTATGAGGGGATGGAATTCCCTTTCCGGTTGTACATGGGGGATTTGTACGTAGCCCTTTCAACAGAAGCCATCGTTCCAGTAATGCTTGAGGTTGCCACCGCCCTGCGGGCTGACGTGGTTGAAGGGTAGCTGAGGGAAAGTTCAGGTTAATCTGTTTATTACACATTAAGTAACCCCTGGTGATGTTATATTTGTCCAATGAGTATGGCACATTTAGGGGGCAATAGAATGAATAATATTAGGATTAGATTAAATCCGCTGCACGAGATGTTAACCGATTTTGTTGAGAATAGACCGTTTACGGGATTAGCTATAGGCATTGTTAAAGATAACGAGGTTATCTTCACAGGTGAGTATGGAACAGCCAATGTGGCGACAGGTGAGCCTGTGGCTAGCAGCACTTTGTTTCATCAAGCCTCCGTCTCCAAAACATCCGTAGTTACGGCGGTTATGCAGCTGGTGGAACGCGGACAGGTAGAGCTGGATTCGCCCGTCACGAACTATCTTCCGTATTTCAAAATGGAGGATGAACGTTATCTTCAGGTTACAGTAGGACAGCTGCTCAACCATACCTCCGGCATGCCGGATGAAGAGGATTATGCCTGGGACCGGCCTGAATACGATGAAGAGAGTCTCGAACGGTACGTGAAAAGCGTCAGCCGTCACAAGCTGCTGAGCGAACCCGGCACTCAATTTGCTTATAGTAATATCGCTTATGAGATTCTGGGGGATTTGATCGCCAAGGTCAGTGGGCTGAGCTTTGAGCAGTATATGTATGAGCATATTCTTGAACCGGCGGGGATGACATCCAGTTCATTTCTGAAGCAGGAGGTGGAAGCGGCTCTAGCTGCTCCTCATGTGCTGAGGAATTCAACAGGGTACGGCCCCGGCGTAAGTGAGGTGTTTCCATACAACAGGGCGCATGCTCCCAGTTCCACGCTGTATACCAACGCCCAAGATATGAGCCAATATATGCTGATGCAGCTGGGTCAGGGGAAGGCAAAGGACCGGTATAACGCTTTACAGCCCGGCAGCTATGATCAGATGTGGAATCCTACTATGGCTACAGGCTGGGACCCTGAACATGGGCATGTCGGGCTGGGCTGGTTCCTGGGTGAGTATAAGGGCTCCCGGATTCTCTCGCATTCCGGATGGGATACCGGCTTTCTGAGTGACCTGATTCTGTTCCCGGATGATCATATCGGCATCTCTATAATGACCAACTGTGACTATGTATGGCTGGGCAGCGTAACCTACCCAATCCTTGATCTGCTGCTGGGTTCAGATATTAGTCAGCTCAAGCAGTCGATGGCACATCGCGTTGCCAAGGTTGCTGTAACCAATGGAGTCGATAAGGCACTTGATGAATACCAGCGTATCAATAGTTTGGAGCAAAATAAATATTATTATGTTGATTTTGAATTTGTGCGCGTCTCCGATACTTTAAGCTGGAGGGGCCACCGTGAAGAAGCTATCCGCGTTCTTACCTGTGCCGCCGCAATCTTCCCTGATAGTGAATCTGTTTCAGGAAGATTGAAGGGGCTTATGGCAGAAGCATAGACGTTTTGCAGATACTTAATAAGAACCTATCAAGGCTCCGCCGACAGTCAGAAGGACTGCGGAGGAGCCTTTTTATAAGATTCTATAGTTGCTGCACTGAATCCATACGCCGCCAGCCCATGTACACCAGAGACAGAGCAACAACGGTGAGGATGATCCCCAGTACCCGGAATCCACCGAAGCTGAACTGATTCCCCATCACGATGCCGATCAGCAACGAAGAGAGGATGGTCCCGAAGTATCTGGACGTACTGAATAATCCGGAGGATACGCCGATAATGTCTTTGGGGGAACTGTTGAACAAGGCGGCTTGCATCGCGACATTGTTCAATCCGTTACTGATTCCGAAGGCCGCCAGAGCGAGGCATATGCTGATCAACGGAGATGACGGATTAAACATCACGATCCATACTGATCCGAGTGTCATAAGGATTGCGGATACTACCATGGCGGGCCTTGGACCTGACACATCAATCCATTTCCCAGCCAGCGGAGAGACAACCAGTGAGCATAAACCCAGACTTAACATAAGAATTCCCGTGTGGAACTCGCTGACATGACGAACCAGCTGCAGGTAAGACGGCAAGCCGAAAAAGACAGAATAAAACAGAAGATTAACCAGCATGAACTGGAGATTGACCCAGGTCAGCGCCGGATAGCTCGCGAAAGTCCGCAGCGGAATAAAAGGTGACTTTGCGCTGAGCTCATGCCGCACGAAGAATGCAAGTAGAACAAGTCCGGCAAGTCCGGCTATAACATTGAATAAGGAGACATGTCCGGAGGATTTGGCAGACAGCAGTTGAGCTAGCAGGGCAACCAGACCTACAGAGAATAGCAGAATACCAGCTACATCCATACGGTTCATCCATTTGCGTACAGACAGCTTATTGGCAGCGGCCGCCAGCGGCTGGTCCTTCGGAATAGTCCTCCAGGCTAACACAAAGCTTGCCGTCACAAAGGGAACGTTGATGAAGAAGATGGACGACCAGCCCCATAAGTGAATCAGTACCCCTCCGATAAAAGGCCCAATGGCTGCGGCTCCCGATGTGAACATAGACAGAACAGACAGTGCGGTAGCCTGCTTCTCCGTAATATGCACCCGTACAATAGCCATTCCTACCGCCACCACCATACTGGTTCCAACGGATTGAACAATCCGGAATACGATCAGCCACCCGAAGCCCGGGGCCAAAGGAGCTAATATAGAAGCAACGAAGACAATAACCAGCCCGGTAAGAAAGATGGTCCTGCGTCCGAATATATCACTGGCTTTGCCCATGACAGGTTGAGCAACCGCGCTGGCAATATAGAATGAGAAGATAATCCAGGAGACTACGGTGTAATCAAGCTGAAACTGATGCTGTAATCGTGGTATAGCCACAGAAACCATCGAAGAGTTGAGCGGGTTTAGCAGGATTCCCAGCCCGACGGATATCATTAACCACCAGCTGCGGGTATTCATTGTAATTTCCCCCTATCATTGCGTTAGGGATATCGTACTTGAATTGGATTATTTACTCCAACGCATTTTATGTTATGATTTCATAGACTTGAGGGAATGAATGGAGGCGGGTTATGGAACTTCTTCAATTGCAATATTTCATCGCAGTGGCCCGTTTAGAGCATATGACCGAGGCTGCGCTTACGTTGCATGTGACTCAGTCCTCACTCAGCAAGACCATCCAGCGCCTGGAAGAGGATCTTGGGGTTCCCCTGTTTGACCGGACCGGGAGGAAGCTGCGCTTAAATGAGTCCGGCAGCAGATTCCTTCCGCGTGCGGAGAAAGCCTTGTTTGAATTGGAACAGGGGAGGCAGGAGCTTAGAGATCTGTCCAGCCTGGAGCCGGATACACTTGAATTAGCCGTCACCACCGCAAGCACATTGCCTAATATCCTCCGGGAATTCCGCAAAAAGCTGCCGGCTGTCCATTTTCACGTACAAATGCTGTCCATGCAGGAGATGATTACCCTTCTTCGAAGGGGAGAGGTCGATTTCTGTTTGTCCTCACCTCCGGTATGGGGAGAAGAGATGGAGTGTCAAATCGTCTGCACCGACCCTATCTATGTTGCCGTTCCAGCGGGGCACCGTTTGGCAGGCCGCCAGAGCGTATCCCTAATAGAGCTCAAGGATGAATGGTTTGCCGGTGTCACAAGAGGCTACGGGATTCGTGATTTGGTGGACTCCGTATGCCAATCCGCAGGATTTACCCCAAAGTATGTGTATGAAGGGGATGAACCGGCAAGGCTCGTCGCCCTGGTGGAAGCCGGAATCGGCTTAGCCTTCATACCCGGCACGGCCAAGAATGCCCAGGATAATATAGTGTTGATCCCTGTTGAGGATCAGGGCCTGGTCAGGGAAATCGCCTTGTTATGGCATAAGAGCCGCTACATTTCACAGGCTGGACGGATATTCCGTGACGTCGTTATTGAATATTTTGATGGAAACAATGAAGAATGAAGGGGGCTGTGAGCCATGGATATTAATCAAGCTGAACATAAGCGCGTGCTAGTTGTATTTCCGCATCCCGATGATGAAGCCTTCGCTGCTGCAGGGACCCTGGCAAAGTACATAGACAGTGGTGCCGGGGTGACCTATGCCTGTCTGACCTTAGGGGAGATGGGACGGAACATGGGAATCCCGCCATTCGCGAACCGGGTTACTTTGCCGGAGATCCGCAAGGAAGAATTGATAGCCTCCTGCCGTGCGATTGGCATACAAGATTTAAGAATGCTTGGTTTCCACGATAAAATGATCGAATTCGAAGACCCGCAGCTCCTGGATAATACACTGCTGGTACTGCTCGAGGAATTGACCCCGTCACTCGTCATTACCTTTTATCCCGGCTATAGTGTCCATCCCGATCACGATGCCACCGGAGCCGCTGTCATCCGGGCGGTCGGCAGGCTCCCGTCTGCGAAGCGGCCAATAGTTCACTGCATTGCGTTCTCCAGCAACCATGAGCAGATGATCGGCCCGGCGGATGTGAACGTAGACGTGACTGCATTCCTAGCGAAGAAAATGGCCTCGATTCAGGCCCACCGTTCGCAATATCAAGCGGCGGAGCTTGTGGGAAGCCGGGAGCTGACTGCGGAGGAGATTCAAACCCGGTTCGGACGGGAATCCTTTTGGACCTACCGGATGGAATAAGTGCTACAATAATAATGTTAATGCACTAAGGCGTCGGGAGGGCAGGCCATGAACAAAGAAGAACAGGTCCTGATGAATTTCAGGGATTTATTTAACAAGCTGAGCTGGCTGAATAAATCCAAGATGGAAGAGAGTCTTAAGGGGTACAAGCCCTCTGAGGTACATTGCATCGAATATATCGGGCAAAATGCGGATTCCAACGTGACCATACTTGCGGAGCATTTTTATATGACTAGAAGTGCTATAAGCAAAATAACCAAGAAGCTCATGGAAAAGGGCTATATCGAAAGCTACCAGAAGCCGGATAATAAGAAAGAAATCTATTTCAGGCTTACGAAGCAAGGGGAAGCGGTCAGCAAAGTCCATGAGGAGCTGCACCAGGAATTCCGCGAGCGGGATAAAGCTGTATTCGAGCAGGTAACAGAGGAGCAATATGACAACATGCTTGGCTTCATTGAGAAGTATAGCAGGCATTTGGATGCAGAAATCACAAAACTCGGTACAGATTTGAAACCGGAATGAATTGAATACTGATAATGAAACCTCAGGCAGCCGGGCTCTTTCGAGAACGGTTGTCTTTTTACTGCATTTTTGTTGACGAGGAAACAAAAATGCAGTAGGATGATTATGTTTCCTAGGAAACATAATCATGACGTTTGAGGGGAGAATTACATGTTCAAATCCAGATCACACTCTACAAAGAACACAGAACAAACCGTAGACAGACACGCTTTAATCTTCGGCCTTATCTCTGTATTTCTGTGCGGAATAGGCTTCACTATCATAGCGCCTGTCGTTCCATTCTTAGTGCAGCCGTATACCGATAATCCGGGCGAACAAGCGGTAATGGTTACGCTGCTGACCTCCGTTTATGCATTTTGCGTATTTTTTGCGGCCCCGGTACTTGGAGCACTAAGCGACAAATACGGCCGCCGTCCATTGCTCTTAATATGCCTGTTAGGTTCTGCGATCGGGTACTTTATTTTTGGTATAGGAGGAGCCCTGTGGGTACTGTTCGCCGGTCGGATCATAGAAGGTATAACAGGCGGGAGCATCAGCACGATCTTTGCCTATTTTGCAGACATTATTCCACCGGAGCAAAGAACCAAATACTTTGGCTGGGTGAGTGCGGTCGTAGGTGCAGGCACCATCATTGGCCCGAGTGTAGGCGGATTACTTGCCAAGTTTGGCTATGCTGTACCGATGTATTTTGGAGCGGCCATTACTTTATTGAATGTTATCTACGGATTCTTCTACATGCCGGAGAGTCTGAGCAAGAATAATAGACTGCAAGAGATTACCTTTGTTAGACTGAATCCATTCTCACAGCTGGCCAGTCTGCTCTCCATGAAAAACTTGAACAGGCTGCTTATTTCCGCCTTCCTGCTCTGGATACCTAATGGATCTATGCAGGCTGTGTTCTCACAATTCACAATGGATTCCTTCAGCTGGAAACCGGCAATCATCGGACTAATGTTCTCCATTATGGGTTTTCAGGATATCCTGTCGCAAGGCTTCATCATGCCCAAGCTTCTGAAGAAATTAAGTGATCAGCAGATCGCCGTACTTGGAATGGTCTCGGAGATTATAGGCTATGGGTTCATTGCCGTCTCGTCACTCTTAGCGTTCTATCCGCTTTTCATCGTTGGAATGTTCATCTTCGGCTTTGGTGATTCGATCTTCGGGCCTTCGTTCAACGGGATGCTATCCAAGTCTGTCGATTCGAGTGAACAAGGGAGGATTCAAGGCGGCAGCCAATCGATTCAGGCGTTGGCCAGGATGATCGGGCCTCTCATTGGGGGGCAAATCTATGTATCGCTTGGTCATTCTGCGCCTGCTGTTATGGGGATCATCCTAATCGCAGCGGCAATACCGGTTCTATACAAGAGAACGCATGTAACAATGTAAAATGTCTTGCAGCCCCGCCAATCAGTGGGGCTCTTGTTCTTCCTATATAATTATGGTATAACTTATTATAAGTCATTTAATAAGTGGTGATTGAGGTGCAGGTCGGCCGATTACTCTACAAGAAAAGGCAGGAACAAACAATGAACCAGAAAGAAAGAATGCTTGCAGGTCTCCCTTATAAAGCTTGGCTGGATGGATTAACGGAAGAGAGAACAGCTGCCAGACTGATGGTCCATCAGTTCAATCTGCTCCGTCCTGATGAAGAAGAGGAGAGAGCAGCACTGATCCGGAAGATTATCGGCAAGACAGGAGAGGTAATTCATATCGAAGCGCCCTTCCACTGCGATTATGGAACCAACATCTCTGTGGGGAATAATTTCTATGCTAATTTCAACTGTACTATTCTTGATGTCGGCAGAGTCGTCATCGGTGATAATGTCATGTTTGCTCCGAATGTATCGCTCTATACCGCAGGACATCCCGTCCATCCCGATTCCCGGAATTCAGGCTATGAATATGGGATCGCTATAACGATCGGCAATAATGTCTGGATCGGCGGCAACGTGATCGTGAATCCGGGCGTAACCATAGGTAACAATGTAGTGATCGGGGCTGGCAGCGTGGTGACCAAGGACATTCCCGATAACGTGATAGCAGTAGGCAGCCCATGCAGAATTATCCGTGAGATCACCGAGGAAGACCGGAAATTTTATTATAAGGATAGAGAATTTGATGTTACGGATTACTAAATAAGCACATAGGTAGCTCTCAGCGGTCCATGCACACCCACCACGAGTTTCATTTCGATATCGGCGGAATTGGAGGGGCC
This window contains:
- a CDS encoding MFS transporter — encoded protein: MNTRSWWLMISVGLGILLNPLNSSMVSVAIPRLQHQFQLDYTVVSWIIFSFYIASAVAQPVMGKASDIFGRRTIFLTGLVIVFVASILAPLAPGFGWLIVFRIVQSVGTSMVVAVGMAIVRVHITEKQATALSVLSMFTSGAAAIGPFIGGVLIHLWGWSSIFFINVPFVTASFVLAWRTIPKDQPLAAAANKLSVRKWMNRMDVAGILLFSVGLVALLAQLLSAKSSGHVSLFNVIAGLAGLVLLAFFVRHELSAKSPFIPLRTFASYPALTWVNLQFMLVNLLFYSVFFGLPSYLQLVRHVSEFHTGILMLSLGLCSLVVSPLAGKWIDVSGPRPAMVVSAILMTLGSVWIVMFNPSSPLISICLALAAFGISNGLNNVAMQAALFNSSPKDIIGVSSGLFSTSRYFGTILSSLLIGIVMGNQFSFGGFRVLGIILTVVALSLVYMGWRRMDSVQQL
- a CDS encoding LysR family transcriptional regulator; protein product: MELLQLQYFIAVARLEHMTEAALTLHVTQSSLSKTIQRLEEDLGVPLFDRTGRKLRLNESGSRFLPRAEKALFELEQGRQELRDLSSLEPDTLELAVTTASTLPNILREFRKKLPAVHFHVQMLSMQEMITLLRRGEVDFCLSSPPVWGEEMECQIVCTDPIYVAVPAGHRLAGRQSVSLIELKDEWFAGVTRGYGIRDLVDSVCQSAGFTPKYVYEGDEPARLVALVEAGIGLAFIPGTAKNAQDNIVLIPVEDQGLVREIALLWHKSRYISQAGRIFRDVVIEYFDGNNEE
- the bshB2 gene encoding bacillithiol biosynthesis deacetylase BshB2, coding for MDINQAEHKRVLVVFPHPDDEAFAAAGTLAKYIDSGAGVTYACLTLGEMGRNMGIPPFANRVTLPEIRKEELIASCRAIGIQDLRMLGFHDKMIEFEDPQLLDNTLLVLLEELTPSLVITFYPGYSVHPDHDATGAAVIRAVGRLPSAKRPIVHCIAFSSNHEQMIGPADVNVDVTAFLAKKMASIQAHRSQYQAAELVGSRELTAEEIQTRFGRESFWTYRME
- a CDS encoding MarR family transcriptional regulator; translation: MNKEEQVLMNFRDLFNKLSWLNKSKMEESLKGYKPSEVHCIEYIGQNADSNVTILAEHFYMTRSAISKITKKLMEKGYIESYQKPDNKKEIYFRLTKQGEAVSKVHEELHQEFRERDKAVFEQVTEEQYDNMLGFIEKYSRHLDAEITKLGTDLKPE
- a CDS encoding MFS transporter, with protein sequence MFKSRSHSTKNTEQTVDRHALIFGLISVFLCGIGFTIIAPVVPFLVQPYTDNPGEQAVMVTLLTSVYAFCVFFAAPVLGALSDKYGRRPLLLICLLGSAIGYFIFGIGGALWVLFAGRIIEGITGGSISTIFAYFADIIPPEQRTKYFGWVSAVVGAGTIIGPSVGGLLAKFGYAVPMYFGAAITLLNVIYGFFYMPESLSKNNRLQEITFVRLNPFSQLASLLSMKNLNRLLISAFLLWIPNGSMQAVFSQFTMDSFSWKPAIIGLMFSIMGFQDILSQGFIMPKLLKKLSDQQIAVLGMVSEIIGYGFIAVSSLLAFYPLFIVGMFIFGFGDSIFGPSFNGMLSKSVDSSEQGRIQGGSQSIQALARMIGPLIGGQIYVSLGHSAPAVMGIILIAAAIPVLYKRTHVTM
- a CDS encoding sugar O-acetyltransferase, which gives rise to MNQKERMLAGLPYKAWLDGLTEERTAARLMVHQFNLLRPDEEEERAALIRKIIGKTGEVIHIEAPFHCDYGTNISVGNNFYANFNCTILDVGRVVIGDNVMFAPNVSLYTAGHPVHPDSRNSGYEYGIAITIGNNVWIGGNVIVNPGVTIGNNVVIGAGSVVTKDIPDNVIAVGSPCRIIREITEEDRKFYYKDREFDVTDY